Proteins encoded by one window of Sulfurospirillum barnesii SES-3:
- a CDS encoding acetate/propionate family kinase, translated as MKILVLNAGSSSVKFQLFNMQDNSVLASGLIEQISEPMSRIRMKYQDSTGIEQVVEQTLPISDHHDALRKMSALLIESGVIHNLNELDGIGHRVVQGGASFQAPAMVDEYVMSEIERLIPLAPLHNPGHLSGMKVSVEQSPSVPQVAIFDTAFHSTLPKYAYMYALPYKYYDELKIRRYGFHGTSHRYVVKEAARYLKQDIHTLNAITLHLGNGASVAAIENGKSVDTSMGLTPLEGLVMGTRSGDIDPAILFYLARKRGLTLDELDHMLNKESGLKGICGSNDMREISRLAHEGNEQAQLARDMFNYRLKKYIGAYSAVLGRVDCIVFTGGIGENDSETRKESCSRLENLGIKIDAERNALRSSGIMQISTDDSAVKVLVIPTNEELEIAVETMEMIEKHC; from the coding sequence TTGAAAATTTTAGTCTTAAATGCAGGCAGTTCTTCCGTTAAATTCCAACTTTTCAATATGCAAGATAATTCTGTTTTAGCCAGTGGGCTGATTGAGCAGATTAGCGAGCCTATGTCACGTATACGTATGAAATATCAAGATTCTACAGGGATTGAACAGGTTGTGGAGCAAACATTGCCTATTTCAGACCACCACGATGCTTTAAGAAAAATGAGTGCTTTATTGATTGAATCAGGTGTGATTCATAATTTAAATGAGCTAGATGGTATTGGACATCGTGTGGTGCAAGGAGGTGCTTCGTTTCAGGCACCTGCTATGGTCGATGAATATGTCATGTCAGAGATAGAAAGGCTTATTCCCCTTGCACCTTTACACAATCCTGGGCATCTCTCAGGAATGAAAGTCTCTGTTGAGCAAAGCCCTAGTGTGCCTCAAGTTGCTATTTTTGACACAGCCTTTCACTCCACGTTACCAAAATATGCTTACATGTACGCCTTACCGTATAAATATTATGATGAACTTAAAATTAGACGTTATGGTTTTCATGGAACCTCCCATCGTTATGTTGTCAAAGAAGCAGCACGCTATTTAAAGCAAGACATTCATACCCTCAATGCGATTACTTTGCATTTGGGAAATGGAGCAAGTGTTGCGGCCATTGAAAATGGAAAGAGTGTGGATACTTCCATGGGACTCACCCCACTAGAGGGCTTAGTAATGGGTACACGCAGTGGTGATATTGACCCTGCGATTTTATTTTATTTGGCACGAAAGCGGGGACTCACACTGGATGAGTTAGACCATATGCTCAATAAAGAGAGTGGCCTTAAAGGGATTTGTGGAAGCAATGATATGCGTGAAATTAGCCGTTTAGCCCATGAAGGCAATGAACAAGCACAACTTGCACGGGATATGTTTAATTACCGTTTGAAAAAGTATATTGGTGCTTATAGTGCGGTTTTAGGACGTGTGGATTGTATTGTTTTTACAGGAGGCATTGGTGAAAATGACAGTGAAACACGAAAAGAGTCTTGCAGTCGCTTAGAAAATTTAGGAATTAAAATTGACGCAGAGCGTAATGCATTACGCAGCAGTGGTATCATGCAAATCAGTACCGATGATAGTGCTGTTAAGGTTTTGGTGATTCCTACCAATGAAGAGCTAGAAATCGCTGTTGAAACAATGGAAATGATCGAAAAACATTGTTAA
- a CDS encoding GatB/YqeY domain-containing protein, with translation MSEIKMKLQNDLKNAMKTQDTFMRDVIRFLMSALKQIEVDERKELSDADIIKIIQKSLKQRDDASLAFKEAGRMDLYEKEMKEASILKAYLPEQLSDEALRAILSKHIQALGLSNMKEIGKLMGAVLSECEGVADGKRINAIAKELLA, from the coding sequence ATGTCTGAAATAAAAATGAAACTTCAAAATGACCTTAAAAATGCGATGAAAACTCAAGATACGTTCATGCGTGATGTGATTCGCTTTTTAATGAGTGCGCTAAAGCAAATTGAAGTGGATGAACGTAAAGAGCTTAGTGATGCGGATATTATTAAAATCATTCAAAAATCGCTGAAACAACGAGACGATGCATCCCTTGCTTTTAAAGAAGCGGGAAGAATGGATTTGTATGAAAAAGAGATGAAAGAAGCCTCCATTCTCAAAGCCTACTTGCCTGAACAGCTCAGTGATGAAGCATTAAGAGCAATTCTTTCTAAACACATTCAAGCCCTTGGTTTGTCAAATATGAAAGAGATTGGAAAACTGATGGGTGCGGTTTTATCTGAATGTGAGGGCGTTGCTGATGGTAAGAGAATTAATGCCATCGCAAAAGAGCTTTTAGCTTAA
- the flgH gene encoding flagellar basal body L-ring protein FlgH: MRVFTCSVFAAFVLVGCSSHPASPEINMKPPVYVDEMPTRVNENTGSNPGSLFGQGDNPLFADLKAMHVNDVVTITITEKTAQTSSGKKSLEKESSSDLNAGVIAGVPFGGPVGKVADKIATKSANLGFNAGSTNSFSGTGSLSRNESFATTISARIIKVLSNGNYFIEGSRELLINGEKQMIQVSGVIRPYDIDQYNNIDSKYIADAKILYKTEGDIDQTTTRPWGSKFMESIWPF; this comes from the coding sequence ATGAGAGTTTTTACATGTAGCGTCTTTGCTGCTTTTGTCCTTGTTGGATGTTCGAGTCATCCTGCCAGTCCAGAGATAAATATGAAACCTCCTGTGTATGTCGATGAGATGCCTACTCGTGTGAATGAAAATACAGGATCCAATCCTGGCAGTCTCTTTGGACAGGGTGATAATCCCCTTTTTGCGGATTTAAAAGCAATGCATGTCAATGATGTTGTTACCATAACCATTACGGAAAAAACCGCTCAGACATCTTCTGGGAAAAAGTCCCTAGAGAAAGAGAGCAGTAGCGACTTAAATGCAGGGGTCATAGCAGGTGTGCCTTTTGGAGGTCCTGTGGGAAAAGTAGCAGATAAGATAGCAACTAAATCAGCCAATTTAGGATTTAACGCAGGTTCGACCAACTCTTTTTCAGGTACGGGAAGTCTAAGCCGTAATGAGAGTTTTGCAACAACGATCTCGGCTCGCATTATTAAGGTTTTAAGCAATGGGAACTATTTTATTGAAGGAAGCCGTGAATTGCTCATTAATGGTGAAAAGCAAATGATACAAGTTAGCGGAGTGATTCGTCCTTACGATATTGACCAATACAATAATATAGACTCAAAATATATTGCGGATGCTAAGATTCTTTATAAAACAGAAGGGGATATTGACCAAACAACCACAAGACCATGGGGTTCCAAATTTATGGAATCCATTTGGCCATTTTAA
- a CDS encoding type II secretion system F family protein translates to MKYFEINYLFKGKKSKTIIKSPDRKDAISIAKNKVPGIILTIKETSAPLEDQLRGFKNELLGTFLRKKIKMTSLIAAIRQLSVMTNAGISIHDSVKEVANATIDTSLKEIFHTVNDDLNSGLSLTQSLMSYRESVGDVTIAMVELGESTGNMAESLEKLADILEEIEENRQKFKKALRYPITVVIAIAIAFTILMVYVVPKFKDIFEKLKAELPLPTKILLFMEHMINQYGFFLLAGIILSFVLIKYLLNTNEEFKKNFDEYILKVYLIGDIIFYATLSRFCLVFTELIRAGIPIADALDTSLLTLENTHLKKRLSSVKISVQRGISLTESFRDTNLFEGMLIQMIQAGEQSGTLDKMLEKVTLYLKSRFNQIIDNIASYIEPILLGFIAGMVLLMALGIFMPMWDMAKAVKS, encoded by the coding sequence ATGAAATATTTTGAAATCAATTACCTTTTTAAAGGTAAAAAATCCAAAACCATTATTAAATCTCCTGATCGTAAAGATGCAATCTCAATTGCCAAAAATAAAGTCCCTGGGATTATTTTAACCATTAAAGAAACATCCGCACCCCTTGAAGATCAATTGCGTGGCTTTAAAAATGAACTTTTAGGAACCTTCTTACGCAAAAAAATAAAAATGACCTCATTGATTGCTGCCATTAGGCAATTAAGTGTTATGACAAATGCTGGTATTTCAATTCATGACAGTGTTAAAGAGGTTGCCAATGCTACCATAGACACCTCTTTAAAAGAGATTTTTCATACGGTAAATGACGACTTGAATTCAGGATTAAGCCTTACACAATCACTGATGTCTTATCGTGAGAGTGTTGGGGATGTCACCATCGCTATGGTGGAACTAGGTGAAAGTACTGGTAACATGGCAGAATCGCTTGAAAAACTTGCAGATATTCTTGAAGAGATTGAAGAAAACAGGCAAAAATTTAAAAAAGCATTACGCTACCCTATCACCGTTGTAATTGCTATTGCCATTGCTTTTACCATTTTAATGGTTTATGTTGTACCAAAATTTAAAGATATTTTTGAGAAGCTCAAAGCAGAACTGCCTTTGCCCACCAAAATCCTTCTTTTTATGGAGCATATGATTAATCAGTATGGCTTCTTTTTACTTGCAGGTATTATCTTGAGTTTTGTTCTTATTAAGTATTTACTCAACACGAATGAGGAGTTTAAGAAAAACTTTGATGAATATATTCTTAAAGTGTATCTCATTGGCGATATTATTTTCTACGCAACACTCAGTCGTTTTTGCCTTGTTTTTACAGAACTTATTCGAGCAGGTATTCCCATTGCTGATGCTTTGGATACGTCATTGTTGACCTTAGAAAATACGCATCTTAAAAAAAGACTCTCTTCTGTAAAAATCTCTGTACAACGTGGAATTTCACTAACTGAATCTTTTCGTGACACAAATTTATTTGAGGGAATGCTGATTCAGATGATTCAAGCGGGAGAACAAAGTGGAACACTTGATAAAATGTTAGAAAAAGTAACACTGTATTTAAAATCTCGTTTTAACCAAATCATTGACAATATTGCAAGTTACATTGAGCCTATTTTGTTAGGATTTATTGCGGGTATGGTACTGTTAATGGCTCTGGGTATTTTTATGCCCATGTGGGACATGGCAAAAGCGGTTAAGTCGTAA
- a CDS encoding GspE/PulE family protein: MSDIISPVLTHLIHTHLIDEPTATRLREETKIDAHKILGEILMDNAILTKEDMLSLVIECFKKGHISLDDVDEHFAIEDEIFLKALAKNLKCEYLDLDSIDIDYRLASKLPFMQLKKFKALPIKEDEINIYVALKDPLDLHAQEGIQRLFPRKLLKIIIAQPMQIDKYLVKMELGESIKGLIGEIRKEISSSAIDNPQESSGILKLIEIILKTSILARASDIHIEPTENNCIVRSRIDGMLTETFIFDKDIYPPLGSRMKLLSNMDIAEKRKPQDGRFSATILNREYDFRISALPTINGESIVIRILDKSKVMIKIEDLGMHPHNYVKFEQAMHSPYGIILVTGPTGSGKTTTLYAALNAIKSVQTKIITVEDPVEYQLTLTQQVQVNEKANLTFASALRSILRQDPDVIMIGEIRDTETLRIAVQAALTGHLVFSTLHTNDAVSAVTRVVDMGIEPYLMSGSLIAIEAQRLVRKLCPHCKVKHTLPKTAYDEIKDMLPENYQFYKNTGCEKCSQTGYLGREMISEILVISEKISSMIAQGAGKSEIKAQALLEGFIDMYHDGIIRAANGVTTLDEIIRVAKE; this comes from the coding sequence ATGAGTGATATTATAAGCCCTGTTTTAACACACCTTATTCATACGCATCTCATTGATGAACCAACTGCAACACGCTTGAGAGAAGAAACTAAAATAGATGCACATAAAATTCTAGGTGAAATTCTTATGGATAACGCTATTTTAACCAAAGAAGATATGCTTAGTCTTGTTATTGAATGTTTCAAAAAGGGGCACATAAGCCTTGATGATGTAGATGAACACTTTGCCATTGAAGATGAGATTTTTTTAAAGGCTTTGGCAAAAAATTTAAAATGTGAGTATTTGGACTTAGATTCTATTGACATTGACTATCGTCTCGCATCAAAGTTGCCATTTATGCAACTGAAAAAGTTTAAAGCACTTCCCATTAAAGAAGATGAAATTAATATATATGTGGCACTAAAAGACCCTCTGGATCTTCATGCGCAAGAGGGCATTCAACGATTATTTCCCAGAAAACTGCTTAAAATCATTATTGCACAACCCATGCAAATTGACAAATACCTTGTCAAAATGGAGCTTGGTGAAAGTATTAAAGGGTTGATTGGCGAAATTCGTAAAGAGATCTCTTCTAGCGCTATTGATAACCCTCAAGAATCATCAGGTATCTTAAAACTCATTGAGATTATTCTAAAAACATCTATTTTAGCACGAGCAAGTGATATTCATATCGAACCAACAGAAAATAACTGTATTGTTCGTAGCAGAATAGACGGGATGCTTACCGAAACATTTATTTTTGACAAAGACATTTATCCTCCTCTTGGTTCACGTATGAAATTGCTCTCTAATATGGATATTGCGGAAAAAAGAAAACCACAAGATGGTCGTTTTTCGGCAACCATCTTAAATCGAGAATACGATTTTAGGATTTCAGCACTTCCAACCATTAATGGTGAATCTATTGTTATTCGTATTTTAGATAAATCTAAAGTCATGATTAAAATTGAAGATTTGGGCATGCACCCTCATAATTATGTCAAATTTGAGCAAGCCATGCATTCACCTTATGGGATTATTTTAGTCACGGGTCCAACAGGAAGCGGTAAAACAACAACCTTATATGCTGCACTGAATGCGATTAAGAGTGTACAAACTAAAATTATTACCGTTGAAGACCCTGTGGAGTATCAATTGACATTGACACAGCAAGTTCAGGTCAATGAAAAAGCCAACCTTACCTTTGCTTCTGCCCTACGTTCTATTTTAAGACAAGACCCTGATGTTATTATGATTGGTGAGATTCGAGACACAGAAACACTACGTATTGCAGTTCAAGCGGCACTTACAGGTCACTTAGTCTTTTCTACTCTGCATACCAATGATGCAGTAAGTGCTGTAACTCGGGTGGTTGATATGGGGATTGAGCCTTATCTTATGAGCGGTTCACTCATTGCTATTGAAGCACAACGCTTGGTGCGTAAATTGTGTCCGCATTGTAAAGTCAAACACACACTCCCTAAAACAGCTTACGATGAAATTAAAGATATGCTACCTGAGAATTATCAATTTTATAAAAACACAGGGTGCGAGAAATGTTCACAAACAGGCTATCTTGGGCGTGAGATGATTTCTGAAATTCTTGTTATTAGTGAAAAAATTTCCAGTATGATTGCACAAGGAGCGGGGAAAAGCGAGATTAAAGCACAAGCACTACTCGAAGGCTTTATTGATATGTACCATGATGGTATCATACGTGCAGCTAATGGTGTGACAACCTTAGATGAAATCATAAGGGTCGCAAAAGAATGA
- a CDS encoding ATP-binding protein, whose translation MNSLYSNLKTIFVDGEVFDYIHLDKSVSTYDKLVQTIDKPLKLILFYGKPGTGKTFLLQKIYHDYKNEKPIVFFPRPFFEEKAFIEALYEEVMKQKSPKFKHYNEFLEVMREHIVSKEKAITVLIDEAQLYPSDLIEKIRLMADSRLFKFLFTVHKTDKEDLLAKDYFQTRIWETIEIDNASFKEIKTYIEKKLLFHKHFEHTTLFSDKHYKIIATLTNGNLRSINKLMYKLFEILEYYDLNKPSHLSPHALHVKYVQMAGISLGMIHA comes from the coding sequence ATGAATAGTCTTTATAGTAATCTTAAAACCATTTTTGTTGATGGTGAAGTCTTTGATTATATTCATTTGGATAAGTCTGTAAGCACGTATGACAAATTGGTTCAAACAATTGACAAACCATTGAAGTTGATTCTTTTTTACGGAAAACCAGGGACAGGTAAAACATTTTTACTTCAAAAAATTTACCATGATTATAAAAATGAAAAGCCTATTGTTTTTTTTCCTCGACCTTTTTTTGAAGAAAAAGCTTTTATTGAAGCTCTTTATGAAGAAGTCATGAAGCAAAAATCTCCTAAATTCAAACATTACAATGAGTTTTTAGAAGTTATGCGAGAGCATATTGTCTCCAAAGAAAAAGCCATTACAGTCTTAATTGATGAGGCACAACTTTATCCGAGTGATTTGATTGAAAAAATTCGTCTTATGGCAGATTCAAGGTTATTCAAATTTCTCTTTACGGTTCACAAAACAGACAAAGAAGACCTCTTGGCAAAAGATTATTTTCAAACACGTATTTGGGAGACCATAGAAATAGACAATGCTTCTTTTAAAGAGATAAAAACATACATTGAAAAAAAACTACTTTTTCATAAACATTTCGAACACACCACTCTTTTTTCCGACAAACACTATAAAATCATCGCAACACTCACCAATGGAAACCTAAGGAGCATCAATAAACTGATGTACAAATTATTTGAAATCTTAGAATATTATGACCTGAATAAGCCATCACACCTCTCACCCCACGCTTTACATGTAAAGTATGTGCAAATGGCTGGAATTAGTTTAGGGATGATTCATGCTTAA
- the mshL gene encoding pilus (MSHA type) biogenesis protein MshL, translating into MHITSRYFPNKFIALIALVTLALSPLLGAEKNRNACEYRSFTIKTNNKATGAEFLNELAEMCDFSIVVKDAEAEKLLAKNLNGINIKNLSLDEVFQIVIHDNDLFYTYDKNFLKISALATKSFKVDYVTSVRTGTAVINASVDSTPTEEGGTKDQTMQSQNSISSNETFDFWKTIATELMAVINTGAESYHAQSPMINANAGIITVTATKKQLDRAKDYIDLLRERLHKQVLIDVSIISVALDNTNKTGIDWSKFSLGFSSSSIFNNSNNNNRTSHTYTNTSSTSSDTAIDSAITRTYNNLTVVNDAVFSVSGLIDFLGSSGDAKVVSSPKVLTMNNQQALITIGDNINYRVPEDTTNTAATTNTTLTTTYTNYSIFIGVLLNITPEISEDNEIILRINPSVSSFKYASDDAQRSVGNERVMAPDTQEKKLSTVVKVNDGSTIILGGLIASERGQENSSVPLLSSIPFLGEAFKHSEETLKTKELVFVITPRIIGAKGTDKATLKDLGYSQKIYE; encoded by the coding sequence ATGCACATAACATCCAGATATTTTCCAAATAAATTTATCGCATTGATAGCGTTGGTAACGCTTGCCCTTTCACCTCTTTTAGGTGCTGAAAAAAATAGAAATGCATGTGAGTATCGTTCCTTTACCATTAAAACCAACAACAAAGCAACTGGGGCTGAATTTTTAAATGAATTGGCTGAAATGTGTGACTTTAGTATTGTTGTAAAAGATGCTGAGGCAGAGAAGCTTCTGGCTAAAAATCTCAATGGTATTAATATAAAAAACCTCTCTTTAGATGAAGTGTTTCAAATTGTCATTCATGACAATGATCTTTTCTACACCTACGATAAAAATTTTCTAAAAATTTCTGCACTGGCAACAAAATCATTTAAAGTCGATTATGTTACCTCCGTACGCACAGGTACTGCGGTGATTAATGCATCGGTTGATTCCACTCCTACAGAAGAAGGTGGAACAAAAGATCAGACCATGCAAAGCCAAAACAGTATTTCTTCTAATGAGACCTTTGATTTTTGGAAAACAATTGCTACCGAACTGATGGCTGTTATTAACACAGGTGCAGAGAGTTATCATGCACAATCTCCTATGATTAATGCTAATGCTGGAATTATTACAGTGACCGCTACCAAAAAACAGTTAGACCGTGCGAAAGACTATATTGATCTTCTAAGAGAACGCTTACATAAACAAGTACTCATTGATGTTTCTATTATTTCGGTGGCTCTGGATAACACCAATAAAACAGGTATTGATTGGAGTAAATTTTCTTTAGGATTTAGTAGCAGTAGTATATTTAATAACAGTAACAATAATAATCGAACAAGCCATACATACACTAATACAAGTTCTACATCCTCTGATACCGCTATTGATTCTGCTATTACTCGAACATATAATAATCTAACCGTTGTTAATGATGCCGTTTTTTCTGTCTCTGGCTTAATTGATTTTTTAGGCAGCAGTGGGGATGCAAAAGTGGTTTCAAGTCCAAAAGTTTTAACCATGAATAACCAACAAGCCCTTATTACCATTGGAGATAATATTAATTACCGTGTTCCAGAGGATACCACGAATACCGCTGCAACAACTAATACAACACTAACGACAACCTACACAAACTACTCTATTTTTATCGGTGTTTTGCTGAATATCACCCCTGAAATTTCAGAAGATAATGAGATTATTTTACGCATCAATCCATCGGTGAGTAGCTTTAAATATGCAAGCGATGATGCCCAAAGAAGTGTTGGGAATGAAAGGGTTATGGCGCCAGATACTCAAGAGAAAAAGCTCTCTACTGTGGTGAAAGTAAATGATGGTAGTACGATTATTTTAGGGGGTCTTATTGCATCGGAGAGAGGTCAAGAAAATTCAAGTGTACCTCTTTTAAGCAGTATTCCTTTTCTGGGTGAAGCCTTTAAGCATTCAGAAGAGACGCTTAAAACCAAAGAGCTTGTTTTTGTGATTACTCCTCGCATTATTGGTGCGAAAGGGACAGACAAAGCTACACTGAAAGATTTAGGGTACAGTCAAAAAATCTATGAATAG
- the era gene encoding GTPase Era: MNEKTKTGYVAVIGRPNAGKSSLLNWLVGEKLALVSHKANATRKRLNIIAMHENTQIIFIDTPGIHEQERLLNQFMLEEAMKAMGDCDLILFLAPASDSLQNYSDFLSLNKRNTPHMVLLSKTDTISQTALFDKLGEYQAYQDKFAALVPVSIKKGTSQSYLLEAISKYMPEHPYLYDPEILTTERSRDIYKELIREAIFENTSDEIPYFADVIIDKVEEKETIDNIYATIIVDKKSQKGIIIGKEGQTIKRIGSHARKLIESLSQKRLFLKLVVVVKQGWSQDKDLLKKIGYAVE, encoded by the coding sequence ATGAACGAAAAAACAAAAACAGGCTACGTTGCAGTCATCGGCAGACCTAATGCAGGGAAAAGCTCCCTACTCAACTGGCTCGTAGGTGAAAAACTAGCCCTTGTTTCGCATAAAGCCAATGCCACACGAAAACGCTTAAATATTATTGCTATGCATGAAAATACGCAAATTATTTTCATTGACACCCCAGGTATTCATGAACAAGAGCGCCTTTTAAATCAATTTATGCTTGAAGAGGCCATGAAAGCCATGGGCGATTGTGATCTTATTTTATTTTTAGCCCCAGCAAGTGACTCTCTTCAAAATTACAGTGATTTTTTATCCTTAAATAAACGCAATACCCCGCATATGGTTTTGCTCAGTAAAACAGACACGATTTCACAAACAGCCCTTTTTGATAAGCTAGGTGAATACCAAGCATATCAAGACAAATTTGCTGCCTTAGTCCCCGTTTCCATCAAAAAAGGAACCTCACAATCCTATCTTTTGGAAGCCATTTCAAAATATATGCCAGAACACCCGTACCTGTATGACCCTGAAATCCTTACAACAGAGCGTTCTCGTGATATTTATAAAGAACTTATTCGTGAAGCTATTTTTGAGAATACCAGTGATGAAATACCTTATTTTGCAGATGTTATTATTGATAAAGTAGAAGAAAAAGAGACAATCGACAACATTTATGCTACTATTATTGTCGATAAAAAGAGCCAAAAAGGGATTATTATCGGTAAAGAGGGGCAAACCATTAAACGTATTGGCTCACACGCACGAAAACTGATAGAATCTTTGTCACAAAAACGCCTTTTCTTAAAATTAGTGGTAGTGGTGAAACAAGGGTGGAGTCAAGACAAAGACCTCTTGAAAAAAATTGGTTACGCGGTCGAATAA
- the hslU gene encoding HslU--HslV peptidase ATPase subunit, protein MNLTPKQTVAYLDEYIIGQFNAKKAIAIALRNRYRRLKLEGDMAEEVMPKNILMIGSTGVGKTEIARRMAKMLSLPFVKVEASKYTEVGFVGRDVESMVRDLMMASINLVKAEHKEKNQADIALHVEKTIIEKLLPPLPKGVSEEKKSDYEKSVEKMRQKLRDGELDELKIEIEIAQNSSDLGDSSLPPEMIKVQESFIKILGSGHAPIKKEMRVKDAKEALKSEASEKLLDMEAVKSEARERAQNGGIIFIDEIDKIAVSASMSHRSDPSKEGVQRDLLPIVEGSDVNTKYGSIKTDHILFISAGAFHVSKPSDLIPELQGRFPLRVELNSLTEEVLYQILTQPKNSLLRQYQALLKTEGVELVFEDEAIRSIAKIAQITNEKTEDIGARRLHTIIEKVLEDISYTADEHSGETLHVNKELVHEKLDAIVESEDSSRYIL, encoded by the coding sequence ATGAATTTAACACCTAAACAAACCGTTGCGTATTTGGATGAGTATATTATTGGACAGTTTAATGCCAAAAAAGCGATTGCAATAGCCCTTCGAAATCGTTACCGTCGCCTTAAACTTGAAGGGGATATGGCTGAGGAAGTCATGCCAAAAAATATTCTCATGATTGGTTCAACAGGGGTAGGTAAAACCGAAATTGCTAGACGTATGGCAAAAATGCTCTCCTTGCCCTTTGTGAAAGTTGAAGCAAGTAAATATACAGAAGTGGGTTTTGTAGGGCGTGATGTTGAGTCGATGGTCAGAGATTTGATGATGGCATCTATTAACCTTGTCAAAGCAGAACACAAGGAAAAAAATCAAGCTGATATTGCTTTACATGTAGAAAAAACCATTATTGAAAAGCTTCTTCCTCCTCTTCCTAAAGGTGTGAGTGAAGAGAAAAAAAGTGATTATGAAAAAAGTGTTGAAAAAATGCGTCAGAAGCTTCGTGATGGTGAGCTGGATGAACTCAAAATTGAAATTGAAATAGCTCAAAACAGTTCTGACTTAGGTGATTCATCGCTTCCTCCTGAAATGATTAAGGTGCAAGAATCCTTCATCAAAATTTTAGGCTCAGGACATGCTCCCATTAAAAAAGAGATGCGGGTCAAAGATGCGAAAGAAGCACTCAAAAGCGAAGCCAGCGAGAAACTATTAGATATGGAAGCGGTAAAGAGTGAAGCCAGAGAGCGAGCGCAAAATGGCGGTATTATCTTTATTGATGAGATTGATAAAATTGCAGTGAGTGCGTCCATGTCGCACCGCAGTGACCCAAGCAAAGAAGGTGTTCAGCGAGATTTACTCCCTATTGTTGAGGGCAGTGATGTCAATACCAAGTATGGCAGTATTAAAACAGACCACATCCTTTTTATCTCAGCAGGTGCTTTTCATGTGAGCAAACCCAGCGATTTAATTCCTGAATTACAAGGACGTTTTCCACTGCGTGTTGAACTCAATTCTCTCACAGAAGAGGTTTTGTATCAAATTTTAACACAACCTAAAAATTCATTGCTTCGTCAATACCAAGCCTTGTTGAAAACCGAGGGTGTTGAACTTGTCTTTGAAGATGAAGCCATTCGCTCTATCGCTAAAATTGCGCAGATTACCAATGAAAAAACAGAAGATATTGGGGCACGACGTTTGCATACCATTATTGAAAAAGTCTTAGAAGACATTAGTTATACAGCCGATGAACACAGTGGCGAAACCTTACATGTAAACAAAGAACTTGTCCATGAAAAGCTTGATGCCATCGTAGAGAGCGAAGATAGCAGTCGCTATATTTTATAA
- the hslV gene encoding ATP-dependent protease subunit HslV: MFEATTILACRGDKKAVIGGDGQVTFGNTVLKNNATKIRKLYNGQILAGFAGSTADAFNLFDMFENILEQKKGDLYKSVIEFSKEWRKDKMLRRLEAMMIVLNCEHIFILSGTGDVVEPEDGKIAAIGSGGNYAISAARALDRHASLDEETLVKESLKIASELCIYTNDRIKTFVLESKEA; the protein is encoded by the coding sequence ATGTTTGAAGCAACCACCATTCTTGCGTGCCGTGGCGATAAAAAAGCGGTTATTGGCGGTGATGGACAAGTCACATTTGGCAATACCGTTTTAAAAAATAACGCAACCAAAATTCGTAAACTCTATAATGGTCAAATTTTAGCTGGTTTTGCTGGCAGTACCGCCGATGCGTTTAATCTTTTTGATATGTTTGAAAATATCTTAGAGCAGAAAAAAGGTGATTTGTATAAATCAGTTATTGAATTTTCCAAAGAGTGGCGCAAAGATAAAATGCTTCGACGTTTAGAAGCAATGATGATTGTTTTAAACTGTGAGCACATTTTTATTTTAAGTGGCACGGGAGATGTGGTAGAACCAGAAGATGGAAAAATTGCAGCCATTGGTAGTGGTGGAAACTATGCCATATCTGCAGCCCGTGCGCTAGATAGACATGCCTCATTAGATGAGGAAACCCTTGTCAAAGAGAGCCTTAAAATTGCCAGCGAATTGTGTATTTACACCAATGATCGCATTAAAACCTTTGTCCTAGAGAGTAAAGAAGCATGA